A single window of Syntrophus aciditrophicus SB DNA harbors:
- the traN gene encoding conjugal transfer protein TraN, whose protein sequence is MKKPFEIIFLVLLLAVFSPCLETVYADGSQKICAKDLNGDGNVDFTSEVANCVTVQGSDFCPLGAVNCGLGVMDPLCPTNGTGCPGGTYNPTLNRCERPQIVTGYKCPTTGTTYGDQASCQNACIQTAVCQTGTYSVSVSPDQSSSYWFYNGAYRMFCSGNGLYLSANPGGSSRSWTLSGASCSGDANGGENAFITYLQGSGNQLYVYGCDGMQDPEYGSWTPVNCGRLFGVLTFDHAVVSGSTRGTSCILDDASYLSFHDRCDWATWTGIGISGDSYQNCPLGNYPCSGGTCLTGSACTAVNGCPSGYQLVSGICIAQPQGGVAVTVDRSTHLCEAPVTNSCTGDGFSFDPTGDSCVKNPGCGEGMLEGGLDLCIFNIGSDRCPAGFEYNAAFSACTRDAACPGGGILNRLRDICETANVSSCPEGTAMDPGSGNCLADPSCQVGNFDADLGECVLSAASLAQAGYVFNPGLDRFERPPSCPDGSSYSDAADLCTTPAGHACPSPGVYNASSGKCEGTGVPVCPAAGMTYDDAAGACYAPAACPGAGATLNDVTDLCEAAFTPACAGGYSWNPARLLCEMDPFCSPGMYNPARDRCESAPSGTSCPASYAWNGSAGKCQASPSCSAGAYNPVTDRCEQSATASYACSLGGSYPSLPACSSSCAQSAACSTVTPNVTLSGPQAWCQPSRIVCSDGTLTFYCSQGGSLSYNVTGMNCSSDVSLPSGYYISYLVGSGQGFTIYGCQNVYDPEFGYYPNGICDFTGYVSTQGVNVTGSTYPGTPGYWNALDALGVNTFPGYPNALWGHDSTIWTPWYPLYFNGIPYQVCPLGNYACSGGYCSAPGACSGPTYSCPVGWTLSGSTCYQAAGCPAGGSLNGTSEKCEAAGTPTCSNGTYDPANGVCYQAVTCPNGGSLNGSVDKCQLAPPNSCQTGYTLDSGRGLCTALPQCAAGAYHSSRDRCEQAFATGCAADYTWNGGRGLCESNPTHDCPLYGFSYNPAIDLCSKEVLCPGGGYLSGEADRCVVQMYSGTCPAGFVYNPSTDSCLRDPSCSAGVLNPTTRKCVAPPADGCASGYAYNSGTGTCQIPPVCETGTYDGGIDKCAVPGSTLCPTQYTFNSLESRCERLPSCSDGAMYLASMDLCMKDPVRQCPTSDYTYQASSRQCVAPPVCYVGNFDPVTNTCAGSSTGCPLGSQYACLPNPATGILQCSDNACFNPSAMPTQTTGADTSSYHNDGTVDPSTGDCQGALYIFNGKGKECRTAGISTTFFNCCNTDPGGFLFIQNTCGSGDAETVQAVGKGMCHYIGDYCQQKWPLIGCVQRANTYCCFNSKLGRIIHEQGRAQLQQFGASGDWGGAENPNCRGFTPEEFQMLDFSRIDLSEYFGDIKAKATSEVQQDMQRQVSDFYEKVERK, encoded by the coding sequence ATGAAGAAGCCCTTCGAAATCATTTTCCTTGTCCTCCTCCTCGCGGTGTTCTCCCCTTGCCTGGAAACGGTCTACGCGGACGGATCGCAGAAAATCTGCGCGAAGGACCTGAACGGGGACGGCAACGTCGATTTCACGAGCGAGGTTGCCAACTGCGTGACCGTCCAAGGCAGCGATTTTTGTCCTCTGGGAGCGGTCAATTGCGGGCTGGGCGTGATGGATCCCCTGTGTCCCACCAACGGGACGGGCTGCCCCGGGGGGACGTACAATCCCACGCTGAACAGGTGCGAAAGACCGCAGATCGTGACCGGCTACAAGTGCCCGACGACAGGGACGACTTACGGGGACCAGGCCTCGTGCCAGAACGCCTGCATCCAGACGGCCGTCTGCCAGACCGGGACGTATTCCGTCTCCGTCTCTCCGGACCAATCGAGCTCGTACTGGTTTTACAACGGTGCTTACCGGATGTTCTGCAGCGGAAACGGTCTTTACCTGTCGGCGAACCCGGGAGGAAGCAGCCGGAGCTGGACTCTTTCGGGCGCCTCCTGCTCCGGGGACGCGAACGGCGGTGAAAACGCTTTTATCACCTACCTCCAGGGAAGCGGCAACCAGCTTTACGTTTACGGCTGCGATGGGATGCAGGATCCGGAGTACGGCTCCTGGACGCCGGTCAATTGCGGCCGGCTTTTCGGCGTTCTCACGTTCGATCACGCAGTAGTGAGCGGATCAACGAGGGGCACGTCCTGCATACTCGACGACGCTTCGTATCTCTCTTTTCATGACCGGTGCGACTGGGCGACGTGGACGGGCATCGGGATATCGGGCGACTCCTATCAGAACTGTCCCCTCGGAAATTATCCCTGCAGCGGAGGGACCTGTTTGACCGGATCCGCCTGCACCGCCGTTAACGGCTGCCCGTCCGGCTACCAGCTTGTAAGCGGTATCTGCATCGCCCAGCCCCAAGGGGGCGTGGCCGTGACAGTCGACAGATCGACTCATCTGTGTGAAGCCCCCGTGACGAACAGCTGCACGGGAGACGGCTTTTCCTTCGACCCAACCGGCGACTCCTGCGTCAAGAATCCGGGTTGCGGCGAAGGCATGCTGGAAGGCGGCCTCGACCTCTGCATATTCAATATCGGGAGCGACCGGTGTCCGGCCGGCTTCGAATATAACGCGGCATTCTCAGCCTGTACCAGGGACGCGGCCTGCCCGGGCGGCGGAATCCTCAACCGGTTGCGGGACATTTGCGAGACGGCAAATGTCTCGTCCTGTCCGGAAGGGACGGCCATGGACCCGGGATCGGGTAACTGCCTCGCGGACCCTTCCTGCCAGGTCGGAAATTTCGACGCGGACCTCGGTGAATGCGTCCTTTCGGCGGCGTCCCTCGCCCAGGCGGGATACGTCTTCAATCCCGGCCTTGATCGGTTCGAACGGCCGCCGTCCTGCCCCGACGGGAGCTCGTACTCGGATGCGGCGGATCTCTGCACGACTCCCGCCGGTCACGCGTGTCCTTCCCCCGGCGTTTACAACGCTTCATCGGGAAAATGCGAGGGCACGGGCGTACCGGTATGCCCGGCCGCGGGCATGACCTACGACGACGCGGCCGGAGCCTGTTACGCCCCCGCCGCCTGTCCCGGCGCCGGAGCGACCCTGAACGACGTGACGGACCTGTGCGAGGCGGCTTTCACGCCCGCGTGCGCGGGAGGATATTCATGGAACCCGGCAAGGTTGCTATGCGAGATGGATCCTTTCTGTTCCCCTGGGATGTACAATCCCGCGAGAGACAGGTGCGAATCGGCCCCGTCCGGGACGTCCTGCCCGGCGTCTTATGCCTGGAACGGCTCGGCCGGTAAATGCCAGGCGTCGCCGTCCTGTTCCGCCGGCGCCTATAATCCCGTCACCGATCGGTGCGAACAGTCCGCGACGGCCAGCTACGCGTGTTCACTCGGAGGGAGTTATCCGAGCCTTCCCGCGTGTTCTTCCTCGTGCGCGCAATCGGCCGCCTGCAGCACCGTTACCCCGAACGTGACGCTGTCGGGACCGCAGGCCTGGTGTCAGCCCAGCCGCATCGTCTGTTCCGACGGCACTCTTACCTTCTATTGCAGCCAGGGCGGTTCCCTGTCTTACAACGTGACGGGCATGAACTGTTCATCGGACGTATCCCTTCCCAGCGGTTACTATATTTCCTACCTCGTGGGATCGGGACAGGGATTCACCATTTACGGATGTCAAAACGTGTACGATCCGGAATTCGGATACTACCCCAACGGGATTTGCGACTTCACCGGTTACGTAAGCACGCAGGGCGTCAACGTCACGGGTTCGACTTATCCCGGCACGCCGGGTTACTGGAACGCCCTGGACGCCCTGGGCGTAAACACCTTTCCCGGCTACCCGAACGCGCTTTGGGGGCATGATTCAACGATCTGGACGCCCTGGTACCCCCTTTATTTCAACGGCATCCCTTACCAAGTCTGCCCTCTGGGTAATTATGCCTGCAGCGGGGGGTACTGCTCAGCACCGGGAGCCTGTTCCGGCCCCACCTATTCCTGCCCGGTCGGCTGGACCCTTTCCGGCTCCACCTGCTACCAGGCCGCAGGTTGCCCGGCGGGCGGGAGCCTGAACGGTACCTCCGAGAAATGCGAGGCGGCCGGCACGCCGACTTGTTCAAACGGCACGTATGATCCTGCTAATGGGGTCTGCTACCAAGCCGTAACCTGTCCCAACGGCGGCAGCCTGAACGGTTCGGTCGATAAGTGCCAGCTCGCCCCCCCCAATTCCTGCCAAACCGGTTATACCCTGGATTCGGGAAGGGGCCTCTGCACTGCTCTTCCACAATGTGCGGCAGGGGCCTATCATTCCAGTCGCGACCGGTGCGAGCAGGCGTTCGCTACCGGCTGCGCCGCCGATTATACCTGGAACGGCGGCAGGGGCCTGTGCGAATCCAATCCCACGCACGACTGCCCCCTGTACGGGTTTTCTTACAACCCGGCGATCGATCTCTGCTCGAAAGAAGTTCTCTGCCCGGGCGGCGGATATCTCAGCGGCGAAGCCGATCGTTGCGTTGTCCAGATGTATTCGGGAACATGCCCCGCGGGGTTCGTCTACAACCCGTCGACTGATTCCTGCTTGCGCGATCCTTCCTGCTCGGCCGGCGTTTTGAATCCAACGACCCGGAAATGCGTTGCACCTCCGGCCGACGGCTGCGCGAGCGGGTACGCTTACAATTCCGGTACCGGAACGTGCCAAATACCCCCGGTGTGCGAGACTGGAACATACGACGGCGGGATCGACAAATGCGCGGTTCCCGGTTCAACCCTCTGTCCGACCCAGTACACGTTCAATTCCCTTGAATCGCGGTGTGAGCGTCTTCCCTCCTGCAGTGACGGGGCGATGTATTTGGCCTCCATGGACCTCTGCATGAAGGACCCGGTCCGGCAGTGTCCCACTTCCGATTACACGTACCAGGCTTCCTCCAGGCAGTGCGTCGCACCTCCTGTCTGTTACGTGGGGAACTTCGATCCTGTCACGAATACGTGCGCGGGATCGTCCACGGGCTGTCCCCTCGGATCGCAATATGCCTGCCTTCCGAACCCGGCGACCGGGATTCTGCAGTGCTCCGATAACGCCTGTTTCAACCCGTCCGCCATGCCCACCCAAACGACCGGCGCGGACACGTCCTCCTATCACAACGACGGCACGGTGGACCCTTCGACCGGCGATTGCCAAGGCGCCTTGTACATATTCAACGGGAAGGGAAAAGAATGCAGAACCGCCGGGATCAGCACGACCTTCTTCAACTGCTGCAATACCGATCCCGGAGGCTTTCTCTTCATCCAGAACACGTGCGGCTCCGGGGACGCGGAAACGGTGCAGGCGGTCGGCAAAGGGATGTGCCATTACATCGGGGATTATTGTCAGCAGAAATGGCCCCTCATCGGGTGTGTCCAGAGGGCGAACACTTACTGCTGTTTCAATTCCAAGCTCGGCAGGATCATCCATGAACAAGGGAGAGCGCAGCTCCAACAATTCGGCGCAAGCGGCGACTGGGGAGGCGCGGAGAACCCTAACTGCCGGGGCTTCACCCCGGAGGAATTCCAGATGCTCGATTTCTCCCGGATCGACCTCTCGGAGTACTTCGGAGACATCAAGGCGAAGGCGACATCGGAAGTGCAACAGGACATGCAGCGGCAGGTCTCGGATTTCTATGAAAAGGTTGAGCGGAAATGA